A region from the Ananas comosus cultivar F153 unplaced genomic scaffold, ASM154086v1, whole genome shotgun sequence genome encodes:
- the LOC109704336 gene encoding ruBisCO large subunit-binding protein subunit alpha-like isoform X5, translating into MALSLSSSLVLSLFYPSSPQTLSFTVRSGMPNWVRVASKSRSLGTNFTRGYGLGSCVASKRRSLGGNFTVRAGPKRISFGDECKRGLLAGIDKLADAVSITLGPKGRNVVIDEPGVPKVINDGVTIARAIELSDAVENAGAMLLQEVASKTNDSAGDGTTTAIILAREMIKLGLLAVATGANPVSLKKGIDKAVNELIKILRSKSVPVSGKEDIKAVAAISAGNDQFIGDLIAEAVEKIGRDGVISIESSSSFDTLIEVQEGMKIDKGYISPHFITNQDKSIVEFQNAKVLVTDQKITNIKSLVPLLEKTTQLSVPLLIISEDISSEVLATLVLNKLRGVLNVAAIKCPGFGEGKKALLQDIALMTGADFLASDLGLTLESVTSDQLGIAQKITITSNSTTIVADPIMKEEIKARISQIKKDISDTDSAYLSRKLSERVAKLSSGVAVIKVGAPTEAELEDRKLRIEDAKNATFAAIDEGIAPGGGATFVHLSKQIPQIKDLIDDPDEKIGVDIVGKGSMVRLSLRSSFLVNGLSGIMQ; encoded by the exons AtggcgctctctctctcctcctccctcgtcctctctctcttctaccCCTCCTCTCCTCAGACCCTCTCTTTCACGGTG AGAAGCGGGATGCCGAATTGGGTTCGCGTAGCATCAAAATCTCGATCTTTGGGTACTAATTTTACT CGAGGATACGGATTGGGTTCTTGCGTAGCATCGAAACGGCGATCTTTGGGTGGTAATTTTACTGTAAGAGCTGGGCCTAAGAGGATATCTTTTGGGGATGAGTGTAAAAGGGGCTTGTTGGCAGGGATTGATAAGCTCGCTGATGCGGTTTCCATTACCTTGGGGCCGAAAG GGCGTAATGTTGTTATCGATGAACCGGGAGTGCCTAAAGTAATAAATGATGGGGTTACGATTGCTCGGGCTATTGAACTCTCAGATGCAGTTGAAAATGCCGGTGCCATGTTGCTTCAAGAG GTAGCAAGCAAGACAAATGACTCAGCGGGGGATGGGACCACCACTGCAATTATTTTGGCTCGGGAAATGATCAAATTAGGGTTGTTGGCAGTTGCCACCGGGGCTAACCCTGTGTCTTTGAAAAAGGGCATCGATAAAGCTGTTAATGAACTTATCAAGATCTTGAGGAGTAAATCTGTTCCCGTGAGTGGAAAGGAAGACATAAAAG CTGTAGCTGCAATATCTGCGGGAAATGACCAGTTTATTGGAGATCTTATTGCTGAAGCCGTTGAAAAGATTGGTCGTGATGGAGTAATCTCAATTGAATCATCTTCCTCTTTTGATACCCTAATAGAAGTCCAAGAAGGAATGAAG ATAGACAAGGGGTATATATCTCCACACTTCATCACAAACCAGGACAAATCGATCGTGGAGTTTCAGAATGCTAAAGTTCTTGTAACCGATCAAAAGATTACAAATATTAAATCCCTAGTTCCTTTATTGGAAAAGACCACTCAGCTAAGCGTGCCATTATTAATCATCTCTGAGGATATCTCAAGCGAAGTGCTTGCAACTCTCGTCCTAAACAAACTGCGAGGAGTGTTGAATGTTGCGGCGATTAAGTGCCCTGGTTTCGGAGAAGGAAAGAAGGCTCTTCTCCAAGATATTGCTCTCATGACAG GTGCAGATTTTCTCGCTAGCGACTTGGGCTTGACGCTTGAAAGCGTGACTTCGGACCAGCTAGGTATTGCTCAGAAGATTACTATAACAAGTAATTCGACGACCATCGTCGCAGACCCAATAATGAAAGAGGAGATTAAGGCGAGAATTTCCCAAATAAAGAAAGATATAAGTGACACAGACAGTGCTTATTTATCAAGGAAGCTGTCTGAAAGAGTTGCAAAGCTTTCAAGTGGTGTAGCCGTGATCAAG GTAGGAGCACCCACTGAAGCTGAACTTGAGGACAGGAAACTTAGAATTGAAGATGCAAAGAACGCAACTTTTGCTGCCATAGATGAAGGTATAGCACCTGGTGGTGGGGCCACTTTTGTACATTTATCAAAGCAAATTCCCCAGATTAAGGATCTTATTGATGACCCAGACGAGAAGATTGGAGTTGACATAGTTGGAAAG GGCTCGATGGTTCGGCTGTCGTTGAGAAGCTCCTTTCTAGTGAATGGCTTATCGGGTATAATGCAATGA